In Kwoniella shivajii chromosome 9, complete sequence, one genomic interval encodes:
- a CDS encoding AmmeMemoRadiSam system protein B, whose amino-acid sequence MKQPSIGDPRSRKMSHSVREATHAGSWYSAKATELSSQLKSNLSKVTPLPDLAFNPPEQNAKAVIAPHAGYSYSGPAAAWAYASIPTDKIKRIFLLGPSHHSYLPGVALSTFGSYGTPLGDIPLDTDTIASLKQTGIFSEMKHSVDEDEHSLEMHLPYIRHIFKDRKDLTLVPILVGHPNAQTSKELSKVLAQYWSDEETFFIISSDFCHWGTRFSCTPYYHNAPPPPNAVPPVTQETLPASFEPPELTKRFSSAVSNPDVPIWKSIQYMDHEGMDLLRYPAEFAALEKWEAYLDETKNTICGRNPITVLLGLIQHVYHDKPEDQKPTFTFVRYEQSSKCVNGKDSSVSYVSGVLKVPK is encoded by the exons ATGAAACAACCCAGTATAGGTGATCCACGCTCAAGAAAGATGTCACACTC AGTTCGAGAAGCTACTCATGCGGGAAGTTGGTATTCGGCTAAAG CGACCGAATTATCCTCACAATTGAAATCAAATTTATCGAAAGTAACCCCTTTACCTGACTTGGCCTTCAACCCTCCTGAACAGAACGCAAAAGCAGTCATAGCCCCTCATGCTGGATATAGCTATAGTGGTCCGGCCGCAGCTTGGGCTTATGCATCTATTCCAACTGATAAGAT CAAAAGAATCTTCTTACTTGGTCCATCGcatcattcatatcttccAGGAGTAGCTCTATCCACTTTTGGATCATACGGAACTCCTCTTGGCGATATTCCACTTGACACAGATA CCATCGCATCTCTGAAGCAAACCGGAATATTCTCTGAGATGAAACATtctgttgatgaagatgaacattCGCTGGAAATGCACTTGCCCTATATTAGGCATATCTTCAAGGA CCGAAAAGATCTCACCCTAGTCCCAATCTTAGTGGGACACCCAAACGCCCAAACATCAAAAGAATTGAGTAAAGTCCTCGCTCAATATTGGTCAGACGAAGaaacctttttcatcatttcttcagATTTCTGTCACTG GGGAACACGATTCTCATGCACGCCATATTATCATAATGCTCCCCCTCCGCCCAATGCAGTACCTCCTGTAACTCAAGAAACTCTACCTGCTTCTTTTGAGCCTCCCGAACTGACAAAGAGGTTCTCGAGTGCAGTATCTAATCCTGATGTACCCATTTGGAAAAGTATACAATATATGGATCATGAAGGTATGGATTTATTAAGATATCCAGCTGAATTTGCTGCTTTGGAGAAATGGGAAGCTTACTTGGATGAAACGAAG AACACCATTTGTGGGCGAAACCCAATCACAGTCTTACTCGGTCTCATTCAACACGTTTATCATGATAAACCGGAAGATCAAAAACCTACTTTCACGTTTGTAAGATACGAACAGAGTAGTAAATGTGTAAACGGAAAAGATAGTAGTGTTAGTTATGTTAGTGGGGTATTGAAGGTTCCAAAGTGA